Proteins found in one Geomonas subterranea genomic segment:
- a CDS encoding sensor domain-containing protein — protein sequence MHDAANGPPPGSQPGFHSVQLLNRLPQDEERLAMLKEAIDCLPIGAGITISDKEGKIVYVNQAEAEMHGYASEELLGRPARILAPQGNGGGRSIDYRSAGLWKRECLNVRKDGQIFPVQLTSKPIRNAAGDYLGMLTACEDMTQRKLCEKQLETLAYYDSVTKLPNRALLMDRLHQALALALRERRELALLFLDLDNFKDLNSSRGHEVGDKFLQEVAARLANSVCESNTLARLGGDEFVILINAVPGEEGVAATAARLQALFCEPFLIDGEELYGSTSIGIAMYPGDGEDVESLLRSADQALYQAKSEGKAGYQFFSQEMNQVNMRRVALENGMRQGVARGEFYLYFQPQWDLKNLRLTGAEALLRWHSAEFGVVGPDEFIPIAESCGFIFDLGELVLREACLHAVEWDLLCPGLRVAVNISGRQFRQHDFLQTVARIVEETGVRASSLELELTESVIMERAEKNIHALQALKWMGVRLSIDDFGTGYSSLNYLKHFPIDAIKIDRSFIADLVTDSDDAAIAEAIISMAHSLKLKVIAEGVESEAQLDFLVDRCCDEAQGFYFAPPMPAEDFTGYVKRFFATEDVSKPLSVAR from the coding sequence ATGCACGATGCGGCTAACGGCCCACCACCGGGTTCGCAACCGGGCTTCCACTCCGTGCAGTTGTTGAACCGGCTGCCGCAGGACGAGGAGCGCCTTGCGATGCTGAAGGAAGCCATCGACTGTCTTCCCATCGGCGCGGGGATCACCATCAGCGACAAGGAAGGCAAGATCGTCTACGTGAACCAGGCGGAGGCGGAGATGCATGGCTACGCGTCCGAAGAACTGCTCGGCAGGCCGGCGCGCATCCTGGCGCCCCAGGGGAATGGGGGGGGGCGAAGCATCGACTACCGGAGCGCGGGCCTTTGGAAGCGCGAGTGCCTGAACGTGCGCAAGGACGGCCAGATCTTCCCGGTCCAGCTCACCTCCAAGCCGATCAGGAACGCCGCCGGCGACTACCTGGGCATGTTGACCGCCTGCGAGGACATGACCCAGCGCAAGCTGTGCGAGAAGCAGCTGGAAACCCTCGCCTACTACGACAGCGTCACGAAGCTCCCCAACCGGGCCCTCCTCATGGACCGCCTGCACCAGGCCCTCGCCCTCGCCCTGCGCGAGCGCCGCGAGCTGGCCCTGCTCTTTCTCGACCTGGACAACTTCAAGGATCTGAACAGCTCCCGGGGACACGAGGTGGGGGACAAGTTCCTGCAGGAGGTGGCGGCGAGGCTCGCGAACTCCGTGTGCGAGTCCAATACCCTGGCCCGGCTAGGGGGGGACGAGTTCGTCATCTTGATCAACGCGGTGCCGGGGGAGGAGGGGGTGGCTGCCACCGCCGCGAGGCTGCAGGCCCTCTTCTGCGAGCCCTTCCTCATCGACGGGGAGGAACTTTACGGCAGCACCAGCATCGGCATCGCCATGTACCCGGGAGACGGTGAGGACGTGGAGAGCCTGCTGCGCAGCGCGGACCAGGCGCTGTACCAGGCCAAGAGCGAGGGGAAGGCGGGCTACCAGTTCTTCTCCCAGGAGATGAACCAGGTGAACATGCGCCGGGTGGCGCTGGAAAACGGGATGCGCCAGGGCGTGGCCCGGGGGGAATTCTACCTGTACTTCCAGCCCCAGTGGGACCTGAAAAACCTGCGGCTGACCGGGGCGGAGGCGCTTTTGCGCTGGCACAGCGCCGAGTTCGGCGTGGTGGGGCCCGATGAGTTCATCCCCATCGCCGAGTCCTGCGGCTTCATCTTCGATCTGGGGGAGCTGGTGCTGCGGGAGGCGTGCCTGCACGCGGTGGAGTGGGACCTGCTCTGCCCGGGACTCAGGGTCGCCGTCAACATCTCGGGGCGGCAGTTCCGGCAGCACGACTTCCTGCAGACCGTCGCCCGCATCGTGGAGGAGACCGGCGTCCGCGCAAGTTCCCTGGAACTCGAGTTGACCGAGAGCGTCATCATGGAACGCGCCGAGAAGAACATCCACGCGCTGCAGGCGTTGAAGTGGATGGGGGTGCGGCTCAGCATCGACGACTTCGGCACCGGTTATTCCTCGCTCAACTACCTGAAACACTTTCCCATCGATGCCATCAAGATCGATCGCTCCTTCATCGCCGATCTCGTCACCGACAGCGATGATGCCGCCATTGCCGAGGCCATCATCTCCATGGCGCACAGCCTGAAACTCAAGGTGATCGCCGAGGGGGTCGAGAGCGAGGCGCAACTCGATTTCCTGGTGGACCGGTGCTGCGACGAGGCGCAGGGGTTCTACTTCGCCCCCCCGATGCCCGCGGAGGACTTCACCGGCTATGTGAAGCGATTCTTTGCGACTGAAGATGTATCCAAACCGTTGAGTGTCGCACGCTGA
- a CDS encoding DNA-3-methyladenine glycosylase I → MTGTATAATSVNRCGWAGNDPLYCAYHDLEWGVPVHDDRLLFEFLTLEGAQAGLSWITILRKREGYRRAFACFDPEVVARFSEADLARLMADPSIVRNRLKIGSTVDNARAFLGVQQEFGSFDAYLWRFVDGAPVQNAWRTLSEIPPRSDVSDRLSRDLKRRGFRFVGSTICYALMQAVGMVNDHTVDCFRWSQLQNG, encoded by the coding sequence ATGACCGGGACCGCCACGGCCGCGACTAGCGTGAACCGTTGCGGCTGGGCCGGAAACGATCCCCTTTACTGCGCCTACCATGACCTCGAATGGGGAGTGCCGGTGCACGACGACCGGCTCCTCTTCGAGTTCCTGACCCTGGAGGGGGCGCAGGCGGGGCTCTCCTGGATCACCATCCTTAGAAAGCGCGAGGGGTACCGCCGCGCTTTCGCCTGCTTCGATCCGGAGGTCGTGGCCCGCTTCTCGGAAGCCGACCTGGCCCGGCTCATGGCCGACCCCTCCATCGTCCGCAACCGGCTGAAGATAGGTTCGACGGTGGACAACGCGCGCGCCTTTCTGGGCGTGCAGCAGGAGTTCGGCTCCTTCGACGCCTACCTGTGGCGCTTCGTGGACGGCGCCCCCGTGCAAAACGCCTGGCGCACCCTTTCCGAGATCCCCCCCCGCAGTGACGTCTCGGACCGGTTAAGCCGCGACCTCAAACGGCGCGGGTTCCGCTTCGTGGGGAGCACCATCTGCTATGCCCTGATGCAGGCGGTGGGGATGGTCAACGACCATACCGTCGACTGCTTCCGCTGGTCCCAGCTGCAAAACGGGTGA
- the pyk gene encoding pyruvate kinase, whose product MFRRTKIVATVGPASDSEQMLDALIHAGVDVFRLNFSHGDYDSKAAAISRIRKLSHEREHAVAILGDLQGPKIRTGLMAGGSMELVTGSEVVVTTREVLGEQNLIPTIYQGLPRDVKPQDRILLDDGLMELKVLGVAGDDVRCQVVTGGLLKDRKGINLPGAKVSAPALTEKDKEDLRFCMEQQLDYVALSFVREASDVVELRDIIDQAGSPLRIIAKIEKPEAVLNFAAILRVSDGIMVARGDLGVELNPEKVPLIQKRIIRSCNDAGKPVITATQMLESMVNNPRPTRAETSDVANAILDGTDAIMLSAETASGKYPVEAVSMMVQVARDIENDPQLMAQCCKTPNGQGSLPNISEVIGMAACRAAESVKASAILAFTQTGSTAALVSKYRPAQPILAVTPSQQVRRRLALYAGVHALRVDIEGDTESQIISVEAAVLETAWLEKGDLVVITMGSPLSSPGTTNLMKVHRLEEPGSRSER is encoded by the coding sequence ATGTTCCGTCGCACCAAGATCGTAGCCACCGTCGGCCCCGCCTCCGACTCCGAGCAGATGCTGGACGCCCTGATCCACGCCGGCGTCGATGTCTTCCGCCTCAACTTCTCCCACGGCGATTATGACTCCAAGGCTGCGGCCATCAGCCGCATCCGCAAGCTGTCACACGAACGCGAGCACGCGGTGGCCATCCTCGGAGATCTCCAGGGACCCAAGATCCGGACCGGCCTCATGGCGGGAGGCTCCATGGAGCTCGTGACCGGCAGCGAGGTCGTGGTCACCACCCGGGAGGTGCTGGGGGAGCAGAACCTGATCCCGACCATCTACCAGGGGCTGCCGCGCGACGTGAAGCCGCAGGACCGGATCCTCCTCGACGACGGCCTCATGGAGTTGAAGGTGCTCGGCGTGGCGGGTGACGACGTGCGCTGCCAGGTGGTGACCGGGGGGCTCTTGAAGGACCGCAAGGGGATCAACCTTCCCGGCGCGAAGGTTTCCGCACCCGCGCTCACGGAGAAGGACAAGGAGGATCTGCGGTTCTGCATGGAACAGCAGCTCGACTACGTCGCCCTTTCCTTCGTGCGGGAGGCGTCCGATGTCGTCGAGCTCAGGGATATCATCGACCAGGCGGGTTCCCCGCTGCGCATCATCGCCAAGATCGAGAAGCCCGAGGCGGTGCTCAATTTCGCCGCCATCCTGCGGGTCTCGGACGGGATCATGGTCGCCCGCGGCGATCTGGGCGTTGAACTGAACCCCGAGAAGGTGCCCCTGATTCAAAAGCGCATCATCCGCAGCTGCAACGACGCCGGCAAGCCCGTGATCACCGCGACCCAGATGCTGGAGAGCATGGTGAACAACCCGCGCCCGACCCGCGCCGAGACCTCGGACGTCGCCAACGCCATCCTGGACGGCACCGACGCCATCATGCTCTCCGCGGAGACCGCCTCGGGCAAGTACCCGGTGGAAGCGGTTTCCATGATGGTGCAGGTCGCGCGCGACATCGAGAACGATCCCCAGCTCATGGCCCAGTGCTGCAAGACGCCCAACGGTCAGGGGAGCCTCCCCAATATCTCCGAGGTCATCGGCATGGCGGCCTGCCGGGCCGCCGAAAGCGTCAAGGCCTCGGCCATCCTCGCCTTCACCCAGACCGGCAGCACCGCCGCGCTGGTCTCCAAGTACCGCCCGGCCCAGCCCATCCTCGCGGTGACGCCCTCGCAGCAGGTGCGCCGCCGGCTTGCCCTCTACGCAGGGGTGCACGCGTTGCGGGTCGACATCGAGGGTGACACCGAGTCGCAGATCATCTCGGTGGAGGCGGCGGTGCTCGAAACGGCGTGGCTCGAGAAGGGGGATCTCGTGGTGATCACCATGGGGAGCCCGCTGTCGAGCCCCGGCACCACCAATCTCATGAAGGTGCATCGGCTGGAGGAACCGGGATCGCGCTCCGAGCGCTGA